The following coding sequences lie in one Vanacampus margaritifer isolate UIUO_Vmar chromosome 16, RoL_Vmar_1.0, whole genome shotgun sequence genomic window:
- the LOC144035795 gene encoding uncharacterized protein LOC144035795, which translates to MPPPSSASSPVPRCPSPGVNGTCAEQLSVAFPPLSSTLALLVLVAVLAGVVLVSVATFHFHKRRLRKRKIQKAQEEYERDSHRAAAAAAAAAAAIAAGPARPSIIARPVRCAEAAAEEERGSDPVEHGGAPADC; encoded by the coding sequence ATGCCACCCCCGAGCTCCGCGTCCTCCCCGGTTCCCCGGTGCCCAAGCCCGGGCGTCAACGGCACATGCGCGGAGCAGCTGAGCGTCGCCTTCCCGCCGCTGTCGTCCACGCTGGCCCTGCTGGTGCTGGTGGCCGTGCTGGCGGGCGTCGTGCTCGTCTCCGTGGCCACCTTCCACTTCCACAAGAGgaggctgaggaagcgaaagaTCCAGAAAGCGCAGGAGGAGTACGAGCGCGACAGTCacagggcggcggcggcggcggcggcggcggcggcagcgatTGCTGCCGGGCCCGCGAGGCCAAGCATCATTGCGCGCCCGGTGCGGTGCgcggaggcggcggcggaggaggagcGCGGAAGCGATCCGGTGGAGCACGGAGGAGCCCCCGCGGACTGCTAA